One Candidatus Niyogibacteria bacterium genomic region harbors:
- the pilO gene encoding type 4a pilus biogenesis protein PilO — translation MRLAISIILLLAALSLLFFWGRTLWNDIQVLRVEKSSYESVIARLNTLRKTRDNLLASYNAISAQELKKIKNFLPENANHGLFVVQMSNMANESGLLLKNINIAAREERSSEVPVSISVSGSYQNFIGFLNRLERSLRLIDVAKLSFTAGRDGFYDFNLEAKTYTQK, via the coding sequence ATGCGTTTAGCCATTTCAATCATTTTATTGCTCGCGGCGCTCTCCCTGCTTTTTTTCTGGGGGAGAACTCTCTGGAACGATATACAGGTTCTTCGCGTTGAAAAAAGTTCTTACGAATCCGTAATTGCCCGCCTCAATACGCTGCGTAAAACCCGCGATAATCTTTTAGCAAGCTATAATGCCATTTCGGCTCAAGAGCTGAAAAAAATTAAAAATTTCTTGCCGGAAAACGCGAATCACGGTTTGTTCGTGGTGCAGATGTCTAATATGGCCAATGAAAGCGGGCTTTTGTTGAAGAATATAAATATCGCGGCGCGCGAAGAGCGGTCGTCTGAAGTGCCGGTGTCAATTTCCGTTTCCGGAAGCTACCAAAATTTTATTGGCTTTTTAAATCGTCTTGAACGCAGTTTGCGGCTGATTGACGTTGCTAAATTGTCCTTTACTGCCGGCCGCGACGGTTTCTATGATTTCAATTTAGAAGCTAAAACTTATACTCAAAAATAA
- the pilM gene encoding type IV pilus assembly protein PilM, whose amino-acid sequence MSAISFFKNLSLPSGFWPWKKEGESVLGIDFGSSSIKLVELHRHQERAKLMTYGELALGPYGGTEVGRVSKLVEIKAKESLEDLMREASAKSKEAIVGIPVRSSFVTIIEMPLMSEKEVGEAIKFEARRYIPVPLSEVILDWWVIPETFAVNHEGGDDEGLVKKKKVMSVLLVAIHNEVVEKYRSFMAAAGIKIAGFEIEIFSASRSLIGNDLAPMLLMDFGASSVKMTIVDYGIVRMVYAYERGAQAITDAISGALSVDFARAEEMKRAIGISSKPEHLELKSVIEPILDACLAEASRLMVDYRLKSGRSASRAVLYGGGAMLKGLADKVAERFGLEVSIGQPFGRLEYPLLVQPAVKDVGPAFATAIGLGLRGLQQ is encoded by the coding sequence ATGTCCGCGATTTCATTTTTCAAGAATCTGTCATTGCCGTCAGGCTTTTGGCCCTGGAAAAAGGAGGGCGAGAGCGTTTTGGGTATTGATTTCGGCTCTTCTTCAATTAAATTAGTTGAGCTCCATAGACACCAAGAGCGGGCAAAGCTGATGACTTACGGAGAATTGGCGCTGGGTCCTTACGGCGGAACAGAAGTCGGAAGAGTCAGCAAGCTGGTTGAAATCAAGGCAAAAGAATCTTTGGAAGACCTGATGCGTGAAGCGTCCGCAAAATCCAAAGAAGCCATTGTCGGAATACCGGTGCGCTCAAGTTTCGTCACCATAATTGAAATGCCGCTGATGAGTGAAAAAGAAGTGGGCGAGGCTATAAAATTTGAGGCAAGACGCTACATTCCCGTTCCGCTTTCGGAGGTGATTCTTGATTGGTGGGTAATTCCCGAAACATTTGCCGTAAATCACGAGGGAGGAGATGACGAAGGTTTGGTTAAGAAAAAAAAGGTAATGTCAGTTCTTTTGGTCGCGATTCATAATGAAGTCGTTGAAAAATACAGGTCTTTTATGGCCGCGGCCGGAATCAAAATAGCCGGATTTGAAATAGAAATATTCAGTGCTTCGCGTTCGTTAATCGGTAATGACTTGGCCCCCATGCTTTTGATGGATTTCGGCGCTTCATCAGTGAAGATGACCATAGTTGATTATGGAATCGTGCGGATGGTTTACGCTTATGAGCGCGGCGCGCAAGCCATAACCGATGCTATTTCGGGAGCGCTGAGCGTGGATTTCGCCCGAGCCGAAGAAATGAAGCGCGCTATCGGCATATCGTCAAAACCGGAGCATCTGGAGCTTAAAAGCGTTATTGAGCCGATTTTGGACGCGTGTCTCGCGGAAGCCAGCCGTCTAATGGTTGATTACCGGCTTAAATCCGGCAGATCAGCAAGCAGGGCAGTGCTTTACGGCGGAGGCGCGATGCTGAAAGGACTAGCGGACAAAGTAGCCGAACGCTTTGGTCTGGAAGTTTCAATAGGCCAGCCGTTTGGCCGTCTGGAATATCCTCTTTTGGTGCAGCCGGCGGTAAAAGATGTCGGGCCGGCGTTTGCCACAGCCATCGGACTCGGTCTAAGGGGGTTACAGCAATAA
- a CDS encoding PilN domain-containing protein encodes MVDQTTFIPKTSAVKLPYRARGLGWLSGLSLIFFILSLLLSFGLFFYRSYLEGQIKTLANNLQKVEKEFEPGLIIELQKTVKTINSTGDLLNKHVALSRLFDFLEENTISDARFFNFSYDKSGVQMSGTARSYAALAQQSLVFEQSRLIKNVSFSNFNLASDGFVNFNVKFTAEPELIFYQASTN; translated from the coding sequence ATGGTTGATCAGACAACATTTATTCCAAAAACCTCGGCGGTTAAATTGCCTTATCGGGCAAGAGGTTTGGGATGGCTTAGCGGTTTGTCTTTGATTTTTTTCATACTCTCATTACTTTTGTCTTTCGGCCTGTTTTTTTACCGAAGTTATCTTGAGGGTCAGATAAAAACCCTCGCGAATAATTTGCAAAAAGTTGAAAAAGAGTTTGAACCCGGGCTTATTATTGAATTGCAAAAAACGGTCAAAACCATAAATTCAACCGGAGATTTGCTTAATAAGCACGTGGCTCTTTCGAGACTTTTTGATTTTTTGGAGGAGAATACCATTTCAGACGCGCGTTTTTTTAATTTTTCTTATGATAAAAGCGGCGTGCAGATGTCCGGAACCGCGAGGTCTTACGCGGCGCTGGCTCAGCAATCCTTGGTTTTTGAGCAAAGCCGTCTGATTAAAAACGTTTCTTTTTCCAATTTTAATCTGGCCTCGGATGGTTTTGTTAATTTCAACGTTAAATTTACCGCCGAACCCGAGCTTATTTTTTATCAAGCGTCAACAAATTAA